One window from the genome of Crassostrea angulata isolate pt1a10 chromosome 2, ASM2561291v2, whole genome shotgun sequence encodes:
- the LOC128174197 gene encoding uncharacterized protein LOC128174197, producing the protein MVSSVFDPLGFLAPFTLKAKCLLQELCKLQLGWDAKIPGHLALQWNEWLQDLERLSDFKVSRCYKPVGFGEIKSIQLHHFADASERGYGTVSYLRQENFDGAVHCSFVIGKSQVAPLKQTTIPRLELTAATVAVRTDKMLKSELDVPIDETVFWTDSMAVIRYIRNTSSKFHTFVANRLAVIHEGSLPDEWRYINTKQNPADLASRGMSAINILQGKHWLTAPEVLLAKNDSWTEKPMELSDEIPVDDPEVKKVTVRAVIHTRESCDNHVDSVERLLNYHSSWYKLKKSVAWILKIKKKLFLRTRRNTQLINQAAETYLSAEDLQEAEVAILKFIQRKSFASEIEELKKGHPVKLSSNVRKLDPILDDGLIHVGGQLHRASMPLETKHPIILPKDHHVSNLILRQIHCELKHSGRNHMLSMLRQKYWLIHAPSSIRKLISKCIVCRRQRARVGEQKMAQLPEDRLIPDEPPFTRVGVDYFGPFEVKLKRSHVKRYGVIFTCLASRAVHLEVAFSLTTDSYINALRRFIARRGHVKKIRSDNGTNFVGADRELRNSINDWNVSQIHETMLQKNIDWQFNPPAGSHHGGVWERIIRTIRKVMNSVLREQILDDEGLNTLMCEIEAILNERPITKNSDHHNDLEALTPNHLLLMRQQPNLPSGVFTKSDNYCIRRWRQVQYMANLF; encoded by the coding sequence ATGGTGAGCAGTGTGTTTGACCCACTGGGATTTTTGGCCCCGTTCACTCTAAAAGCAAAGTGTTTACTACAAGAACTTTGTAAACTTCAGCTAGGATGGGATGCGAAGATACCAGGACATCTCGCACTACAGTGGAACGAATGGCTACAAGATCTAGAGAGACTTTCTGACTTTAAAGTGTCAAGATGTTATAAACCTGTTGGATTCGGAGAAATAAAGTCCATACAGCTACATCACTTCGCAGATGCCAGTGAACGTGGATATGGAACTGTATCCTATTTAAGACAGGAGAACTTTGATGGTGCAGTTCATTGCTCATTCGTTATTGGCAAGTCACAAGTCGCTCCATTAAAACAGACGACAATTCCTCGACTAGAATTGACAGCGGCTACAGTAGCAGTTCGCACAGATAAGATGTTGAAATCCGAGTTAGATGTACCTATAGATGAAACTGTGTTTTGGACAGACAGCATGGCAGTTATTCGGTATATAAGAAATACCTCATCTAAATTTCACACTTTCGTCGCAAATAGACTTGCAGTGATTCACGAAGGTTCCTTACCTGATGAATGGCGATACATCAATACCAAACAAAACCCTGCTGATCTTGCATCACGAGGCATGTCCGCTATTAACATTCTTCAAGGAAAACATTGGCTAACAGCACCTGAAGTCTTGTTAGCAAAAAATGATAGTTGGACTGAAAAACCAATGGAACTTTCTGATGAGATACCTGTTGACGATCCAGAGGTCAAAAAAGTCACAGTGAGGGCAGTTATTCATACACGTGAATCCTGTGATAATCATGTTGATAGTGTTGAAAGACTCTTGAACTATCATTCCTCATGGTACAAGTTAAAGAAAAGTGTGGCATGGAttctcaaaataaagaaaaaactgtTTCTCAGAACTCGACGCAATACACAATTAATAAATCAAGCAGCTGAGACATATTTATCAGCTGAGGACTTGCAGGAAGCTGAAGTTgctattttgaaattcattcaaagaaaatcatttgcATCAGAAATCGAAGAGCTGAAGAAAGGACATCCTGTGAAACTTAGTAGCAATGTCAGAAAATTAGACCCTATTCTTGATGATGGACTCATTCATGTTGGTGGTCAATTGCACAGAGCAAGTATGCCATTAGAAACCAAGCATCCAATCATCTTACCTAAGGATCACCACGTGTCAAATCTGATATTGAGACAGATCCATTGTGAACTGAAACATAGTGGTAGAAATCATATGCTTTCAATGTTAAGACAAAAATACTGGTTAATACATGCGCCTTCTTCTATCAGGAAGTTGATTTCAAAGTGTATAGTATGTCGCCGCCAAAGAGCTAGAGTTGGAGAACAGAAAATGGCTCAATTACCAGAGGATCGTTTAATACCTGATGAACCACCATTCACTAGAGTTGGCGTGGACTATTTTGGTCCTTTTGAAGTGAAATTGAAGAGAAGTCACGTCAAACGTTATGGTGTTATCTTTACTTGTCTTGCCAGTCGTGCTGTGCATTTAGAAGTTGCGTTTTCTTTGACTACAGATTCCTACATCAACGCTTTACGTCGTTTCATTGCACGCAGAGGTCATGTGAAGAAAATTCGCTCGGACAATGGGACAAACTTTGTTGGGGCTGATCGTGAACTTAGAAACTCGATAAACGACTGGAATGTGTCACAGATTCATGAAACAATGCTACAGAAAAACATAGATTGGCAGTTCAACCCCCCAGCAGGATCCCATCATGGAGGTGTCTGGGAGAGAATCATCAGGACCATAAGAAAAGTGATGAACAGTGTTCTTCGAGAACAGATCCTAGATGATGAAGGACTCAATACACTTATGTGTGAAATAGAGGCCATTCTCAATGAAAGACCAATAACCAAGAATTCCGATCATCACAACGACCTAGAGGCTTTGACACCAAATCATCTCTTGTTAATGAGACAACAGCCAAATTTACCG